GATTTGGTTCACGCCCCCTATAAGCTTCAGAAATTAACCACATCGTCGTAGCCGTATTATAATCTCCACTCGATTTGCTTTCTGTATGATGTGAAATGCCAAGCTTCGCCAGGCTGGATATCTTTAAGGGAAATGCATCATCAAACTTAGGTTCCGGCGCCCAAGGAGAAGACCCTATTTTTATTTGTGGTTGGGAATAAATTACCCGTCGATCTAAAGGCCAAGACCATGACCAACCAAATTGTAACTCACCCTCTACCAGTCTTTTCTCCAAACATTGGGACCAAGGATCATCTTCTGCAGCATATTTATTCCAGACATTATTATTCATTATACCCAGCTTGGTAGCTACATTGTGAAAGTCTTCACAGCTAATAGTTGTAGTTTCTGGCTTTACCCAACCAGAACCATTACTAACTTTAGTAGCACAAGAAGCAGTCATAATAATAAAAAAACACAATAAAAATCTCAAAACCCCACTTCCCAGTAAGTTACCAAATAGCATTTTTACTCTTAAACTACCTAATTCTTTATTTTTGATAACAAACAAAATATTTATCATCCAATATTAGCCCCACCACCCATACTTTCGGCAACTGGTACATAACGTATATTGTTATGCCGCAATAGAGGAAAACAATATACATTTATATACTTACTCTTGCCTAACTCTAATGTTGAAAATCCGTTCCACTCATGGATAAATTGAGCCCACCTTCGGCGGCCACCGAAGGCCTTGTTTGTCACACTTGGTTTGATTGCCAACTCATAACAGTCATTAATACCCAGGAGCGTGACGGACACTCACTAGGCATAGCTCAGATAGCACTATGGGCAATGGGCCTCAAGCCAGACTAGCAAGTCAGAGATAGCTTATCTTATGAAACCTACAGAGATCGATATCGATATCGATATCGATATCAGCAGTAAACAACTCAATATTTATGTGAAACCTACTGACCAATTCTTTAGTGTTGCCAATGATAAAAATTACATTAAGGGCACCATTAAACAACGACAACCACTTAAACCTCAAAGAGCATTAATAGAGCCTATAGGAGGACTCGAGATAGAGTTTTTTGTGCCGCAGACAAAGCAGGATTACCTGTAGTTTTTTGCAATCGTTCTCAGATAAGAGGCTTTGCCAAATCCGCAGGACATTTTACCAAGGCTGGCAGGCTAGATACTATTGATATCACACAATTTGGCGAGAATATGAAAGCAAGACTATCAGCGCTTAAGCCAGAAAAAATCTGAGAGATCAGTGACTTACTAACTGTGAGAGGTCAGCGTTTAGAGATGAGCACAATGCAAAAGAATCGGCTTCAGATTATTGTTGATTGCCAAAGGAGTCGGAAATGTATTGGCTTATACGCTAATTAGTGAACTTCCTGAGCTAGGAAAATTGAATCGTATAGAAATTGCCACACTTGTAGGTATCGCCCCGATAAACCATGATAGCAGCAGCTTCCCGGGAAGGAGATATATTCGGGATGGAAGGCATCCTATACGCACGGTTCTGTTTGTTTCCATCACGTCGGCCATACAACATCACCCCAAGTTAAAGTCGATGTATAAGCGATTAGTCGACGCCGGAAAACCTAAAAAGCTTGCTCTGATTACGTGCATGAAAAAGCAGATTACGATCCTGAATACGATGGTGAAAAATAGCACCTACTGGGATGAAAGTATGGCTTAAAGACTTTACGAGCAACCATAGTCACTAGTTATGTGTTTTCAATACCTGCCCATGACTGGGCGCTTACTAACTTGACCTCTACAATAATCTCTTCAAATTCTGGAGAAAAGTCTTCAACATGAATAAAGTCATTGGAAATTTTATTACCTGATTCATCTTGAAGTATCAACTCCAGATCATCTCTCTTTTGATAATACTCATCATATTGCTCGCTGGTGAATAACTTAAAAACATTTTTTACTTTTTGATAGCCCGGACCTTGTATAAAACGCCCATGAACCATGCCCATACTTAAATCAGAATACTCCAGTCTCGATTGACCTATGTAAAAATCTTTTGAAAATATATAGTAATTCATATGTTCACATAACGCTCGCAGCTGCAGACGACTTGTAGCGACGAAGTAGTAGAAAGGCGTTCCGGCAGTCTGCGTTTGATATGTATTTTATGTGTCCGCATAGATACTGGCCTCTCTGACACTCAATATTTCAGCTTTCTCCCAGTTTTTATACTATGAACCTGTAGCTCACCGGTAAGAAGCCCATCCCTATTTTCTGCGCATTAAACTTCTGCGACTTTCTCGGCAGCACTAAATATTTCAACACCCACCTCTGACTCTATATCAGAGATGACGCCATACGACAAAGCCTGGTCGTTTTTTAAGCTCACTCAAGAAGGAAGTCAGTAAAAAGGTTCCCTCCCCTGCGTACCGGTCCATTATATCTTTCGATAAAGGTGTACCTACTTGAACTCTATTCATCTATCAAATCTTTGTTACACATTCCGTTGAGTGAAGGGGAGAAGCACCCAGTGCTTTGTCCCGCTTGCTCGACTTGTATGGTTGTTCTTGCCCGATTCTGATGTTGAAAATCCTTTTCGTTAACGGGTAAATTGAGACCCACCTTCGGCGGCCACCGAAGGCCTTG
This DNA window, taken from Microbulbifer sp. VAAF005, encodes the following:
- a CDS encoding glycoside hydrolase family 12 translates to MINILFVIKNKELGSLRVKMLFGNLLGSGVLRFLLCFFIIMTASCATKVSNGSGWVKPETTTISCEDFHNVATKLGIMNNNVWNKYAAEDDPWSQCLEKRLVEGELQFGWSWSWPLDRRVIYSQPQIKIGSSPWAPEPKFDDAFPLKISSLAKLGISHHTESKSSGDYNTATTMWLISEAYRGREPNRSVIAAEIMIWTYFTDGHFNPAGIKHSEVSINDSVWEVWYHKNWKDMSGVNDNNWVYVSFRAKQPSMIAAIPGLELLNYAVRNSLIPKGLFIADIELGNEVMSGSGITWVKDFTVDYQVREL
- a CDS encoding transposase, producing MIAKGVGNVLAYTLISELPELGKLNRIEIATLVGIAPINHDSSSFPGRRYIRDGRHPIRTVLFVSITSAIQHHPKLKSMYKRLVDAGKPKKLALITCMKKQITILNTMVKNSTYWDESMA